From Mycolicibacterium fluoranthenivorans, one genomic window encodes:
- a CDS encoding cytochrome P450, whose product MTTGAGASAATGDQTAAQAQLVQILDPAVRADPYPVFARIRELGPMVLPETGMVVFSGFADCDEVLRHPSSCSDGMKSSVVQRQIAEGITPQRTATPGFLFLDPPDHTRLRTLAQQAFSPKAVRALEPEIHTLVGELLDAVAARRTGEETPGGPFDVVSDLAYPLPVAVICRLLGVPLADEPQFSRAAALLAQGLDPIMTLTGQASANADERLRADEWMRDYLGHLVAKRRAEPREDMISALIAAEEDGDQLTVDEIVATCDLLLIAGHETTVNLIANAVLAMMRAPAQWAALAGDPERANVIIEETLRYDPPVQLVMRIAGADMQIGGQERSDRGIVDGGQERSDRGIVGGGQERSDRGIVGGGQERSDRGIITVPEGDSILLLIAAANRDPAAFDRPDAFDPDREGLRHLSFSKGPHFCLGAPLARLEARIALTELARRFPHAQLVAEPAYKPNVTLRGLASLRLG is encoded by the coding sequence ATGACGACTGGCGCAGGGGCGAGCGCAGCGACGGGAGATCAGACCGCAGCGCAGGCGCAGCTGGTCCAGATACTCGACCCGGCGGTTCGCGCCGACCCATACCCGGTGTTCGCGCGGATTCGCGAGCTGGGGCCCATGGTGCTGCCCGAGACCGGCATGGTGGTGTTCTCGGGGTTCGCGGATTGCGATGAGGTGCTGCGGCATCCGTCATCGTGCAGCGACGGCATGAAATCGTCGGTGGTGCAGCGCCAGATCGCCGAAGGGATCACGCCGCAACGCACGGCCACGCCGGGTTTTCTGTTCCTCGACCCGCCTGACCACACCCGGCTGCGTACTTTGGCGCAGCAGGCGTTCTCGCCCAAGGCGGTCCGGGCGCTGGAACCCGAGATCCACACGCTGGTCGGCGAACTGCTCGACGCGGTGGCCGCCCGTAGGACAGGGGAGGAGACGCCCGGCGGCCCATTCGATGTGGTGTCAGACCTGGCCTATCCGCTGCCGGTCGCGGTGATCTGCCGGCTGCTCGGCGTACCTCTGGCCGATGAGCCGCAGTTCAGCCGTGCCGCGGCGCTGTTGGCGCAGGGGCTCGACCCGATCATGACGCTGACCGGTCAGGCCTCCGCGAACGCCGACGAACGGCTGCGGGCCGACGAGTGGATGCGGGATTACCTCGGGCATCTTGTCGCGAAGCGCCGCGCCGAGCCGCGGGAGGACATGATCTCGGCGCTGATCGCAGCCGAGGAGGACGGGGATCAGCTCACCGTCGACGAGATCGTCGCGACCTGCGACCTGCTACTGATCGCCGGCCATGAGACGACGGTCAATCTCATCGCCAATGCCGTGCTGGCGATGATGCGCGCCCCGGCGCAGTGGGCGGCGCTGGCGGGCGATCCGGAGCGGGCGAACGTGATCATCGAGGAGACGTTGCGCTACGACCCGCCGGTTCAATTGGTGATGCGGATCGCCGGCGCGGACATGCAGATCGGCGGGCAGGAGCGGAGCGACCGGGGGATTGTGGACGGCGGGCAGGAGCGGAGCGACCGGGGGATTGTGGGCGGTGGGCAGGAGCGGAGCGACCGGGGGATTGTGGGCGGTGGGCAGGAGCGGAGCGACCGGGGGATTATTACAGTCCCCGAGGGCGACAGCATCCTGTTGCTGATCGCTGCCGCGAACCGCGACCCGGCTGCCTTCGATCGGCCGGATGCCTTCGATCCCGACCGGGAAGGGTTGCGGCACTTGTCTTTCAGTAAGGGGCCGCACTTCTGCCTCGGCGCACCACTGGCTCGACTGGAGGCGCGTATCGCGCTGACCGAACTGGCGCGGCGATTCCCGCACGCGCAGCTGGTGGCCGAACCCGCGTACAAGCCGAATGTCACGCTGCGGGGTCTGGCATCACTTCGGCTCGGCTAG
- the tgt gene encoding tRNA guanosine(34) transglycosylase Tgt, producing the protein MRAELAGRAGRVGVIHTPHGDIHTPAFIAVGTAATVKAVLPEAMKEIGAQAILANAYHLYLQPGPDIVDEAGGLGAFMNWSGPTFTDSGGFQVLSLGVGFKKVLAMDATRVQADDIIAEGKERLAHVDEDGVTFRSHKDGSTHRFTPEVSIGIQHQLGADIIFAFDELTTLVNTRGYQEQSVRRTHDWAVRCLAEHRKLTLERADKPRQALFGVVQGAQYEDLRREATRGLVSLLDEDGRGFDGYGIGGALEKQNLATIVGWVTSELPDDKPRHLLGISEPDDLFAAVAAGADTFDCVSPSRVARNAAVYSVHGRYNITGARYRRDFTPIDDECDCYTCAHYTRAYIHHLFKAKEMLASTLCTIHNERFTIRLVDQIRAAITAGEFDELREHVLGRYYATARQPS; encoded by the coding sequence GTGCGGGCAGAGCTGGCCGGGCGAGCGGGCCGGGTCGGCGTCATCCACACTCCGCACGGCGATATCCATACCCCGGCGTTCATCGCCGTCGGCACGGCGGCCACCGTGAAGGCCGTGCTGCCCGAAGCCATGAAAGAGATTGGAGCGCAGGCGATTCTGGCGAACGCCTACCATCTGTATCTGCAGCCGGGGCCCGATATCGTGGACGAGGCGGGCGGTTTGGGTGCGTTCATGAACTGGTCGGGCCCCACTTTCACCGACAGCGGCGGGTTTCAGGTGCTCTCGCTCGGCGTCGGGTTCAAGAAGGTGCTCGCCATGGATGCGACACGGGTGCAGGCCGACGACATCATCGCCGAGGGTAAGGAGCGGCTGGCCCATGTCGACGAAGACGGCGTCACTTTCCGGTCGCACAAGGACGGCTCGACGCACCGGTTCACCCCTGAGGTGTCGATCGGGATCCAGCATCAACTCGGGGCCGACATCATCTTCGCCTTCGACGAACTGACCACCCTGGTCAACACCCGCGGATACCAGGAGCAGTCGGTGCGGCGCACGCACGACTGGGCGGTGCGCTGCCTGGCCGAGCATCGCAAGCTCACCCTGGAACGCGCGGACAAGCCGCGCCAAGCGCTGTTCGGGGTGGTGCAAGGGGCGCAGTACGAGGATCTGCGGCGGGAGGCGACGCGCGGTCTGGTCTCCCTCCTCGATGAGGACGGTCGCGGATTCGACGGCTACGGCATCGGTGGCGCGCTGGAGAAGCAGAACCTGGCCACCATCGTCGGATGGGTCACCAGTGAACTGCCCGATGACAAGCCCCGGCACCTGCTCGGGATCAGCGAGCCCGACGACCTGTTCGCCGCGGTGGCTGCGGGCGCGGACACCTTCGACTGCGTCTCCCCGTCTCGGGTGGCCCGCAACGCGGCGGTGTACTCGGTGCACGGCCGGTACAACATCACCGGCGCGCGGTACCGCAGAGATTTCACCCCGATCGACGACGAGTGCGATTGCTACACCTGCGCGCACTACACCCGTGCCTATATCCACCACTTGTTCAAGGCCAAGGAGATGCTGGCCTCGACGCTGTGCACCATCCACAACGAGCGCTTCACCATCCGGCTGGTCGATCAGATCCGTGCGGCGATCACCGCCGGTGAGTTCGATGAGCTGCGCGAACACGTCCTCGGTCGGTACTACGCAACGGCCCGGCAGCCTTCTTAG
- a CDS encoding lipoprotein LpqH has protein sequence MRLRSLASIAALAAAAATSAACSSGPHTAAPPPGSLASGTAEITIDGRDAGTTHAVSCSPAGFLTTITTGDDGSGVSALVSNGDELKAESVSFRNVGGFTGSYNAGLGEPGATVSMTGRTYDISGTAQGFRTDNASFATQSRFTVKVAC, from the coding sequence ATGAGGTTGAGATCGCTGGCCAGCATCGCAGCGCTGGCGGCCGCCGCGGCCACCTCCGCCGCATGCTCGTCGGGCCCGCACACCGCCGCACCGCCCCCGGGCTCACTGGCGTCCGGCACCGCCGAGATCACGATCGACGGCCGCGATGCCGGCACCACCCATGCCGTCAGCTGTTCGCCGGCCGGCTTCCTGACCACCATCACCACCGGCGACGACGGCTCCGGTGTGAGCGCGCTGGTGTCCAACGGAGACGAACTCAAGGCGGAATCGGTCAGCTTCCGCAATGTGGGTGGATTCACCGGTAGCTACAACGCCGGACTCGGCGAACCTGGCGCCACCGTCAGCATGACCGGACGGACCTATGACATCTCCGGAACGGCCCAGGGGTTTCGCACCGACAACGCAAGCTTCGCCACCCAGAGCCGTTTCACCGTGAAGGTGGCCTGCTGA
- a CDS encoding lipoprotein LpqH → MKRELVVALGGAAIVIAGLSGCSSDDKKSSSSSSSEKSTSSASATATATESPTAAAGSGATKVTIDGADQAVNGSVVCATMGGNVNIAIGEAATGIAAVLSDGDSPTVTSVGLGNVNGVTLGYQSGAGQGEAKAEKDGKTYKISGTATGIDMANPMTPVNKPFTIEVTCPN, encoded by the coding sequence GTGAAGCGTGAACTCGTGGTCGCCCTGGGCGGTGCGGCAATCGTCATCGCCGGGCTGTCCGGCTGTTCCTCGGATGACAAGAAGTCGAGCAGCTCATCCAGCTCGGAGAAGTCCACCTCCTCGGCGTCCGCCACCGCGACCGCAACGGAGTCCCCCACCGCAGCCGCGGGCTCGGGCGCCACCAAGGTCACCATCGACGGTGCCGATCAGGCCGTGAACGGCTCGGTCGTCTGCGCCACCATGGGCGGCAACGTCAACATCGCGATCGGCGAGGCCGCCACCGGTATCGCCGCGGTACTCAGCGACGGCGACTCCCCGACCGTCACCTCGGTGGGCCTGGGCAACGTCAACGGCGTCACCCTGGGCTACCAGTCCGGCGCCGGCCAGGGTGAGGCGAAGGCCGAGAAGGACGGCAAGACCTACAAGATCAGCGGCACCGCCACCGGTATCGACATGGCCAACCCCATGACCCCGGTGAACAAGCCCTTCACGATCGAGGTCACTTGCCCCAACTGA
- a CDS encoding DUF732 domain-containing protein, which translates to MRSLRGLVVAGALAAGLAGVAAPVAHADAVAYLVNVTVRPGYNFAGPDAAIAYGQTICDRVAGLMPYGQLVEQVKSDFNSSDYYQGAYLINQAVNELCPAQIWQLRQSAGGYTVPA; encoded by the coding sequence ATGAGGTCATTGCGGGGATTGGTAGTCGCGGGCGCGCTCGCCGCGGGCCTGGCGGGAGTGGCCGCTCCGGTGGCCCACGCCGACGCGGTCGCGTACCTGGTGAACGTGACGGTACGGCCCGGCTATAACTTCGCCGGTCCTGATGCGGCCATCGCCTACGGCCAGACCATCTGCGACCGGGTGGCGGGCCTGATGCCCTACGGTCAACTCGTCGAACAGGTGAAGTCGGACTTCAACAGCTCGGATTACTACCAGGGCGCCTACCTGATCAATCAGGCCGTCAATGAGTTGTGCCCGGCGCAGATCTGGCAGTTGCGCCAGTCCGCCGGCGGTTACACCGTTCCCGCCTGA
- a CDS encoding nucleoside deaminase: MSSDQSLIREALAAARLAGPRDVPIGAVVYGPDGTELARAANAREELGDPTAHAEILALRAAAARLGDGWRLENCTLAVTVEPCTMCAGAIVMARVGLLVFGAWEPKTGAVGSLWDVVRDRRLTHRPQVRGGVLAAECAAPLEEFFARQR, translated from the coding sequence GTGAGCTCCGATCAGTCCCTGATCCGGGAGGCCCTGGCCGCCGCACGGTTGGCTGGTCCGCGCGATGTGCCGATCGGCGCAGTGGTCTACGGACCGGACGGGACGGAGTTGGCCCGCGCGGCCAATGCACGTGAGGAGCTCGGCGATCCCACCGCCCACGCCGAGATCCTGGCCCTGCGCGCAGCGGCGGCCCGGCTGGGGGACGGCTGGCGTCTGGAGAACTGCACGCTCGCGGTGACGGTCGAGCCCTGCACCATGTGCGCCGGCGCGATCGTGATGGCCCGGGTCGGCCTGCTGGTGTTCGGGGCGTGGGAACCCAAGACCGGGGCGGTCGGATCATTGTGGGACGTGGTCCGGGATCGCCGGCTGACCCACCGGCCCCAGGTGCGTGGGGGGGTGCTGGCCGCCGAGTGCGCGGCGCCGCTGGAGGAGTTCTTCGCGCGCCAGCGCTAG
- a CDS encoding tRNA adenosine deaminase-associated protein, whose protein sequence is MGAQRAPAREAAEHPEGFGVAVVREDGKWRCTPMRRAALSSLSAAETELRELRSAGAVFGLIDVDDEFFVIVRPAPAGTRLLLSDATAALDYDIAAEVLDKLDADIDDEDLEDQDPFEEGDLGVLSDIGLPEGVLGVIVADIDMEIDEQISAIAERMGFDSELSAVLDKIGR, encoded by the coding sequence ATGGGAGCACAGCGTGCGCCGGCGCGGGAAGCTGCCGAGCACCCCGAGGGGTTCGGGGTTGCGGTCGTCCGTGAGGACGGCAAGTGGCGTTGTACGCCGATGCGGCGGGCGGCGCTGAGCAGCTTGTCCGCGGCTGAGACGGAGCTGCGCGAATTGCGGAGCGCGGGTGCTGTTTTCGGCCTGATCGACGTCGACGACGAGTTCTTCGTCATCGTGCGGCCGGCGCCGGCCGGCACCCGGCTGTTGCTTTCGGACGCCACCGCGGCGCTGGACTATGACATTGCTGCGGAAGTGCTGGACAAGTTGGACGCCGACATCGATGACGAGGACCTCGAGGACCAGGACCCGTTCGAAGAGGGCGATCTGGGCGTGCTGTCCGATATCGGGCTGCCAGAGGGGGTGCTCGGGGTGATCGTCGCCGATATCGACATGGAGATCGACGAGCAGATCAGCGCGATCGCCGAGCGGATGGGCTTCGACTCCGAGCTGTCCGCGGTGCTCGACAAAATCGGTCGGTGA
- a CDS encoding prephenate dehydrogenase has product MCVLGLGLIGGSLMRAAQAAGRDVFGYNRSLDGVAAARLDGFDATATLDQALARAAESDAVIVLAVPMPALPVMLEHIRRVAPDCALTDVTSVKGAVLREVEAHGLRSRFVGGHPMTGTAHSGWAAGSQELFAGTAWVVSVDDDVDALVFADVMNLALDCRAFVVPARSDEHDAAAAAISHLPHLLAEALAVTAGDVPLAFALAAGSFRDGTRVAATAPELVRAMCEANSEELLATLDRTLGLLTQARNHLAAHTSVADLVDAGHAARIRYDSFSRPDILHVTVGAENWREELAAAGRAGGVIRSALPVRGNRG; this is encoded by the coding sequence GTGTGCGTGCTGGGACTGGGTTTGATCGGCGGTTCCCTGATGCGTGCCGCACAGGCCGCCGGCAGGGACGTCTTCGGCTACAACCGATCCCTCGACGGCGTGGCGGCGGCCCGGCTCGACGGCTTCGACGCCACCGCCACCCTGGATCAGGCATTGGCCCGCGCCGCCGAGTCCGACGCCGTGATCGTCCTGGCCGTCCCGATGCCCGCACTGCCCGTGATGCTGGAGCACATCCGTCGCGTCGCCCCAGACTGCGCGCTCACCGACGTGACCAGCGTCAAGGGCGCCGTGCTGCGTGAGGTCGAGGCGCATGGACTGCGGTCGCGGTTCGTCGGCGGACACCCCATGACCGGCACCGCCCACTCCGGTTGGGCGGCGGGCAGCCAGGAACTCTTCGCCGGCACCGCGTGGGTCGTCAGCGTCGACGACGACGTCGATGCGCTGGTGTTCGCCGACGTGATGAACCTGGCCCTGGACTGCCGGGCGTTCGTGGTGCCGGCCCGCTCCGATGAACACGACGCCGCGGCGGCCGCCATCTCGCACCTACCGCATCTGCTCGCCGAAGCGTTGGCCGTCACCGCGGGTGACGTGCCGCTGGCCTTCGCGCTGGCGGCAGGGTCCTTCCGGGACGGCACCCGGGTCGCGGCCACGGCCCCCGAGTTGGTGCGCGCCATGTGCGAGGCCAACTCCGAGGAGTTGTTGGCCACGCTGGACCGCACTCTGGGCCTGCTCACACAGGCCAGGAACCATCTGGCGGCCCACACCTCGGTGGCCGATCTGGTCGATGCCGGGCATGCCGCGCGCATCCGCTACGACAGCTTCAGCCGTCCCGACATCCTGCACGTCACCGTCGGCGCCGAGAACTGGCGGGAAGAACTGGCCGCCGCAGGTCGGGCGGGTGGAGTGATCAGATCCGCTCTGCCAGTCCGGGGTAATCGAGGATGA
- a CDS encoding putative glycolipid-binding domain-containing protein — protein MTDAASQSGTETAETPDSAWPAVLTWRAHDLRRMESVRVQLSGNRIKAYGRIVAAATESHPAFSASYDLVTDESGATKRLSVTMTLAERERQLSIARDEENMWLVQDHQNQTRRAAFDGALDVDAVFSPFFNALPIRRTGLHQRAETLSLPVVYVRLPELSVEPETISYTSVAGGISLKSPIAETTITVDSDGFILDYPGLAERI, from the coding sequence GTGACTGACGCAGCCTCTCAATCAGGCACCGAGACCGCTGAGACGCCGGACAGTGCGTGGCCGGCCGTTCTCACCTGGCGTGCCCATGACCTGCGCCGGATGGAGTCGGTGCGGGTTCAGCTGTCCGGGAACCGCATAAAGGCCTACGGCCGGATCGTCGCGGCCGCCACGGAGTCACATCCGGCGTTCAGTGCCTCCTATGACCTGGTCACCGACGAATCCGGGGCCACCAAGCGGCTCTCGGTGACCATGACCCTCGCCGAGCGGGAACGCCAGCTCTCCATCGCGCGCGACGAGGAGAACATGTGGTTGGTGCAGGACCACCAGAACCAGACCAGGCGGGCCGCCTTCGACGGGGCGTTGGATGTCGACGCGGTGTTCAGCCCGTTCTTCAATGCGCTGCCGATCCGGCGCACCGGCTTGCATCAGCGGGCCGAAACGCTGAGCCTGCCGGTGGTCTATGTCCGGCTGCCGGAGTTGTCGGTGGAACCGGAGACGATCAGCTACACCAGCGTGGCGGGCGGGATCAGCCTGAAGTCCCCGATCGCGGAGACCACCATCACGGTGGACTCCGACGGGTTCATCCTCGATTACCCCGGACTGGCAGAGCGGATCTGA
- a CDS encoding ABC transporter permease, whose translation MNFLQQALSYIFTAANWSGHAGLGIRIAEHLQYTVIAVLFSVLVAVPVGLLIGHTGRGTFLVVTGVNALRALPTLGVLLLGVLLWGLGLIPPTVALMLLGIPPLLAGTYAGIANVDASVVDAARSMGMTERQVLLRVEVPNALPLILSGLRTATLQIVATATVAAYASLGGLGRYLIDGIKVRQFHIALVGALMVTALALILDAALAFAVWLSQPGGDRWRRFPQPLIDDEVALEVRGERNDGEKSVSGATSERGYEAGGPSPTVER comes from the coding sequence GTGAACTTCCTGCAGCAGGCGCTGTCCTACATCTTCACCGCCGCGAACTGGTCCGGTCATGCCGGGCTGGGCATCCGGATCGCAGAACATCTGCAGTACACGGTGATCGCGGTGCTGTTCTCGGTGCTCGTCGCCGTGCCGGTCGGCCTGCTCATCGGGCATACCGGCCGGGGCACCTTCCTGGTCGTCACCGGCGTCAACGCGCTGCGCGCCCTGCCCACCCTCGGTGTGCTTCTGCTCGGGGTGCTGTTGTGGGGTCTCGGGCTGATCCCGCCCACGGTCGCGCTGATGCTGCTCGGCATTCCGCCGCTGCTGGCCGGCACCTACGCGGGTATCGCCAATGTGGACGCGAGCGTCGTCGACGCGGCCCGGTCCATGGGGATGACCGAACGCCAGGTGCTGTTGCGGGTCGAGGTACCCAACGCCCTGCCGCTGATCCTGAGCGGCCTGCGCACCGCCACCCTGCAGATCGTAGCCACCGCCACCGTCGCGGCGTACGCCAGCCTGGGCGGGCTGGGCCGGTATCTGATCGACGGCATCAAGGTGCGGCAGTTCCACATCGCCCTGGTGGGCGCCCTGATGGTCACCGCGCTGGCGCTGATCCTGGACGCGGCGCTGGCCTTCGCGGTGTGGTTGTCGCAGCCGGGCGGTGACCGCTGGCGGCGTTTCCCGCAGCCGCTGATCGACGACGAAGTGGCTCTCGAGGTCAGGGGCGAGCGAAACGACGGGGAAAAGTCGGTTTCTGGGGCGACTTCGGAACGCGGCTACGAAGCCGGGGGTCCGTCGCCTACGGTAGAGAGGTGA
- a CDS encoding ABC transporter permease translates to MTYLLTHLDKAWALTLIHLRLSLVPIVLGLLIAVPIGALVQRTTVPRRVITVIASIIFTIPSLALFVALPLIIPTRILDEANVLVALTLYTTALLVRAVPEALDAVPADVLDAATAIGYRPFVRIVKVELPLAIPVLIASLRVVAVTNISMVSVGSVIGIGGLGTWFTEGYQANKSGQIMAGIIAIFVLAVVIDALILLAGRAVTPWVKASSAKVGAR, encoded by the coding sequence GTGACGTATCTGCTGACCCATCTGGACAAGGCGTGGGCGCTCACGCTGATCCACCTGCGACTGTCGCTGGTGCCGATCGTGCTGGGGTTGCTCATCGCGGTGCCGATCGGCGCGCTCGTGCAGCGCACCACGGTGCCGCGCCGGGTCATCACGGTGATCGCCAGCATCATCTTCACCATCCCGTCCCTGGCCCTGTTCGTGGCGCTGCCGCTGATCATCCCGACTCGCATCCTGGACGAGGCCAACGTCCTGGTCGCGCTCACGCTCTACACCACGGCGCTGCTGGTGCGGGCCGTGCCGGAGGCGCTGGACGCGGTTCCGGCCGACGTACTGGACGCGGCCACCGCCATCGGCTACCGGCCGTTCGTCCGCATCGTCAAAGTGGAACTGCCACTGGCGATCCCCGTACTCATCGCCAGCCTCCGGGTGGTCGCGGTGACCAATATCTCGATGGTGTCCGTCGGGTCGGTGATCGGCATCGGCGGGCTGGGCACCTGGTTCACCGAGGGCTATCAAGCTAACAAGAGCGGGCAGATCATGGCGGGCATCATCGCGATCTTCGTGCTGGCGGTGGTGATCGACGCGCTGATCCTGTTGGCCGGCAGGGCCGTGACTCCGTGGGTCAAAGCCTCCAGCGCCAAGGTAGGTGCCCGGTGA
- a CDS encoding ABC transporter ATP-binding protein, producing MITFTNVTKTYPDGTVAVDDLTLDIPEGTLAAFVGPSGCGKTTSMRMINRMIEPTSGTLTVDGNDVTKVDPVKLRLGIGYVIQSAGLMPHQRVIDNVATVPVLKGETRRAARRAALEVLERVGLDPKLAGRYPAQLSGGQQQRVGVARALAADPPILLMDEPFSAVDPVVREELQTEILRLQSELRKTIVFVTHDIDEAVKLGDKVAVFGRGGVLQQYADPAFVLSNPANELVSGFVGADRGYRGLQFFAATGLPLHDIRQVAESEIDAQQLAPDEWALVIRADGRPFAWINAEGVEVHRRGSALYDSTIGGGSFFRPDGSLRLALDAALSSPSGLGVAVDDEGRLLGGIEADDVLAALKRQRRVPKVG from the coding sequence ATGATCACGTTCACCAACGTCACCAAGACGTACCCGGATGGGACCGTCGCCGTCGACGACCTCACCCTCGACATTCCCGAGGGCACGCTTGCCGCGTTCGTCGGACCGTCGGGCTGCGGCAAGACCACGTCGATGCGGATGATCAACCGGATGATCGAACCCACGTCGGGCACGCTCACCGTCGACGGGAACGACGTGACGAAAGTCGATCCGGTCAAGCTGCGCCTCGGTATCGGCTACGTCATTCAGAGCGCCGGGTTGATGCCACATCAGCGGGTCATCGACAATGTCGCCACCGTGCCCGTACTCAAAGGCGAAACACGCCGTGCCGCACGAAGAGCCGCTCTCGAGGTGCTGGAACGGGTGGGGCTGGACCCCAAGCTGGCCGGCCGCTATCCGGCGCAATTGTCGGGCGGTCAGCAGCAGCGGGTGGGGGTGGCCAGGGCGCTGGCCGCCGACCCACCCATCCTGCTGATGGACGAGCCGTTCAGTGCCGTCGACCCGGTCGTACGTGAAGAGTTGCAGACCGAAATCCTGCGGCTGCAAAGCGAATTGCGTAAGACCATCGTGTTCGTCACCCACGATATCGACGAGGCGGTCAAGCTCGGGGACAAGGTGGCGGTGTTCGGCCGGGGCGGGGTGCTGCAGCAGTACGCCGATCCGGCGTTCGTGCTGTCGAATCCGGCCAACGAGCTGGTATCCGGCTTTGTCGGGGCCGACCGCGGTTACCGCGGCCTGCAGTTCTTCGCGGCGACCGGGCTGCCGCTACACGACATCCGTCAGGTCGCCGAATCCGAGATCGATGCGCAGCAACTGGCTCCCGATGAATGGGCGCTGGTGATCCGCGCCGACGGCCGGCCCTTCGCGTGGATCAACGCCGAAGGTGTCGAGGTGCACCGCCGCGGAAGTGCGTTGTACGACAGCACGATCGGCGGCGGGTCCTTCTTCCGACCGGACGGGTCGCTGCGGCTGGCGCTGGATGCCGCGTTGTCCTCCCCGTCGGGTCTGGGCGTGGCCGTCGACGACGAAGGGCGGCTGCTGGGCGGTATCGAGGCCGACGATGTGCTGGCGGCCCTCAAGCGTCAGCGTCGCGTACCGAAGGTCGGGTAG